The Blautia hydrogenotrophica DSM 10507 genome window below encodes:
- a CDS encoding IclR family transcriptional regulator, translated as MNEDKYLLSSVSNALRILDLLSEEELLGVAEISKRLKLGKASAFRLLYTLEYKGFVIKNHSAKYMLGRKFCYFGEVVSNRQSDFSLAKPELINLRDQLNETVHLSILLPDLNLTFLDKVSSSHSLQMNSRIGYQMPAYCSGSGKVLLADLLETDRENELKNIELQKKTETTITDYSTLLKELYKIKETGYGIDKEESEVGLTCIAVPILTYNGKAVAAISVSGAAQRIEQNELSYVSALKDTSNKISKLLGC; from the coding sequence ATGAACGAAGATAAATATTTACTCAGCTCTGTGTCAAATGCTCTGCGTATACTAGACCTTTTAAGTGAAGAGGAACTTCTGGGGGTCGCAGAGATCAGTAAGAGATTAAAGCTTGGAAAAGCAAGTGCTTTTCGTCTGCTCTACACCTTGGAGTACAAGGGTTTTGTAATTAAAAATCACTCTGCGAAATATATGCTCGGAAGAAAATTTTGCTATTTTGGAGAAGTAGTATCGAACAGACAAAGCGATTTCTCCCTAGCCAAACCTGAACTTATCAACTTGAGAGACCAATTAAATGAAACTGTTCACCTTTCTATTTTACTTCCGGACTTAAATCTGACTTTCCTTGATAAAGTCAGTTCCTCACATTCACTACAGATGAATTCCAGAATTGGTTATCAAATGCCAGCATACTGTAGTGGTTCTGGAAAGGTTTTATTAGCAGATCTTTTAGAGACTGATAGAGAAAACGAATTAAAAAATATTGAACTTCAGAAAAAAACAGAGACGACAATCACAGATTACAGCACCCTTCTGAAAGAACTATATAAGATCAAAGAAACGGGCTATGGTATAGACAAAGAAGAATCTGAAGTTGGACTGACTTGTATCGCTGTCCCTATACTCACTTACAATGGCAAAGCCGTCGCAGCTATCAGCGTTTCCGGCGCCGCCCAAAGAATTGAACAAAATGAACTTTCCTATGTGTCAGCACTCAAAGATACTTCAAATAAAATTTCCAAGCTTCTCGGGTGTTGA
- a CDS encoding ECF transporter S component: MSEQVIRNTKVVNRSKTRNLVQVAMLGAVAGVLMNFEFPIPILAPPFYQMDFSEVPVLLGAFAMGPVAGVVIELIKVLLHFVLHGTMTAGVGELANFIFGCAFAVPAGLIYRYHNKKTRVHALVGMSVGTVLTTFMACFINAFFLLPAYGKAFGMPVSAFIEMGNAVHGSVNNLLTFAALILVPFNLFKYVIVSVIVLLIYKRVRVILRGD, translated from the coding sequence ATGAGTGAACAAGTAATCAGAAACACCAAAGTGGTGAATCGGAGCAAAACAAGAAACTTAGTGCAGGTGGCTATGCTCGGCGCTGTGGCCGGAGTCCTGATGAATTTTGAATTTCCAATTCCCATATTGGCACCTCCATTTTACCAAATGGATTTTTCTGAAGTTCCCGTACTGTTGGGAGCATTTGCGATGGGGCCTGTGGCCGGGGTAGTCATTGAGCTAATCAAAGTTTTACTACATTTTGTTCTACACGGGACGATGACGGCTGGAGTGGGAGAACTGGCAAACTTTATTTTTGGCTGTGCATTTGCAGTGCCAGCAGGGTTAATTTACCGTTACCACAATAAAAAGACCCGTGTACATGCACTGGTAGGGATGAGTGTTGGAACAGTGCTCACCACATTTATGGCTTGTTTTATCAACGCTTTTTTTCTGTTGCCAGCCTATGGCAAGGCTTTTGGAATGCCAGTCAGCGCGTTTATCGAGATGGGGAATGCCGTTCATGGTTCCGTGAACAATTTGCTAACCTTTGCGGCATTGATTCTGGTTCCGTTTAATCTGTTTAAGTATGTGATTGTGTCAGTGATTGTATTGCTGATCTATAAACGGGTACGAGTGATTTTAAGAGGAGATTGA
- a CDS encoding NUDIX hydrolase: MGIIHDVRKLTDLSYLNLYQLHATSIHETPVVYNVASRAKNVEKLKLKTHENMADGVIIYSLYGERRDRVVLVRQYRYTIDDYIYEFPAGLVEEGEDFHATAVRELREETGLTLELVPVEEGYEKPYFTTIGMTDETCATVYGYASGTVRKDEQEDSEEIEVVLADRQEVRRILREEKVAIMCAYMLMHFLDETKDPFEFLNY; the protein is encoded by the coding sequence ATGGGGATTATACATGATGTGAGAAAGCTGACAGATCTGTCTTATCTGAATCTGTATCAGCTCCATGCCACCAGTATTCATGAGACGCCTGTGGTATATAATGTGGCTTCCAGAGCGAAAAATGTGGAAAAACTGAAATTGAAAACTCATGAGAATATGGCAGACGGTGTAATCATCTATAGTTTGTACGGAGAGCGCCGGGACCGGGTGGTTCTGGTACGGCAGTATCGGTATACCATTGACGATTATATCTATGAATTTCCTGCAGGGCTTGTGGAGGAAGGAGAAGATTTTCATGCGACTGCTGTCCGTGAGCTCAGGGAGGAGACCGGTTTGACTTTGGAGCTGGTGCCGGTGGAGGAGGGATATGAGAAACCCTACTTTACGACGATTGGGATGACGGACGAGACCTGTGCTACAGTCTACGGTTATGCTAGTGGTACCGTGAGAAAGGATGAACAGGAGGATTCTGAGGAGATCGAAGTGGTTTTGGCTGACCGGCAGGAGGTCCGAAGAATTCTGCGGGAAGAAAAGGTGGCCATCATGTGTGCCTACATGCTTATGCATTTTCTCGACGAGACCAAAGACCCTTTTGAATTTTTGAATTATTGA
- a CDS encoding prolyl-tRNA synthetase associated domain-containing protein, producing the protein MNKQQIYDYLKQENVWHEITEHEAVYNMAELSSLEIPYPEYDAKNLFVRDDKKRNYYLITVKGDKRVDLKEFRKNNNTRALSFASADDLMDILGLIPGSVTPLGLLNDSECRVTLFLDNDFMNGLGLIGVHPNDNTATVFLKTEDLMKLIQQHGNTVNVVQI; encoded by the coding sequence ATGAATAAGCAGCAAATATACGATTATTTGAAACAAGAAAATGTTTGGCACGAGATAACGGAACACGAAGCTGTTTATAACATGGCTGAACTTTCTAGTCTTGAAATACCTTATCCCGAATATGATGCAAAAAATCTCTTTGTTCGTGATGATAAGAAAAGAAATTATTATCTTATTACAGTCAAAGGTGATAAACGAGTAGATTTGAAAGAGTTTCGTAAAAACAATAACACAAGAGCATTATCTTTTGCATCGGCAGATGACTTAATGGATATTTTGGGATTGATACCTGGATCAGTAACACCTCTAGGGTTGTTGAATGATTCTGAGTGTAGGGTGACATTATTTTTAGATAATGACTTTATGAATGGTTTGGGTTTAATAGGTGTCCACCCAAATGACAATACTGCAACAGTTTTTCTTAAAACAGAAGACTTAATGAAACTTATTCAGCAACACGGAAATACAGTAAATGTTGTGCAGATATAA
- a CDS encoding CatA-like O-acetyltransferase produces MKENYTQVNINEWSRGNLFKSYMDNMRIVMSLTVDIDVTNLITFIKNNHLKFYPSMIWIVSKVVNAHDEFKYSWDNDRNLIKWDFISPSYADFHKEDENFTKLVTVFSDDIFEFHNRFMADKEQNKFRRAFVENQPRNFFDVSCLPWIKYRHFDVHVFDEGDFLAPVITWGKYEVEQEKYLMPLSMNIHHAVADGFHLSRFFIEVQELIDSIDQKNF; encoded by the coding sequence ATGAAAGAAAATTATACACAGGTAAATATAAACGAGTGGAGCAGAGGAAATTTATTTAAAAGTTACATGGACAATATGAGAATTGTTATGAGCCTGACAGTTGATATTGATGTAACCAATCTAATTACATTTATTAAAAACAACCATTTGAAATTTTATCCCTCTATGATATGGATAGTTTCAAAAGTTGTTAATGCACATGATGAGTTTAAGTATAGTTGGGATAACGACAGAAATTTGATTAAATGGGATTTTATTTCCCCGTCTTATGCTGATTTTCATAAGGAAGATGAGAATTTCACAAAACTTGTTACCGTATTTTCTGACGACATATTTGAATTTCACAATCGTTTTATGGCTGATAAAGAACAAAACAAGTTCAGACGTGCCTTTGTCGAAAATCAGCCGCGAAACTTTTTTGATGTTTCTTGTCTTCCGTGGATAAAATATAGACATTTTGACGTTCATGTGTTTGATGAAGGCGATTTTCTTGCTCCAGTTATTACCTGGGGGAAATATGAAGTAGAACAAGAAAAATATCTTATGCCTTTATCCATGAATATTCATCATGCTGTAGCAGACGGTTTTCATTTGTCAAGGTTTTTTATTGAAGTACAGGAATTGATAGATTCTATAGACCAGAAAAATTTTTAA
- a CDS encoding DUF6560 family protein — translation MDIKYIVGVIIAYFVLFVLDLMRKRSHKQTRSLKRFTIRTILDIAYLGTFCAAVVVVLLIICTINNPEFWEDWNIWGTVVFGAFFFVVFIMMLAPIKGFWDIIVDHDDITVVHFWIFKWHWKISSISHCELKLGGANVYVKGRRRKAFFVDGMTDHYSNFIKRMEKEQVPLEYKLRNKQ, via the coding sequence ATGGATATAAAATATATAGTCGGGGTAATCATAGCATATTTTGTTTTATTTGTGCTGGATCTGATGAGAAAAAGAAGTCATAAACAAACTCGCTCTCTAAAGAGATTTACGATACGGACAATACTAGATATTGCTTATTTGGGCACGTTTTGTGCAGCAGTTGTAGTGGTTCTTTTGATTATTTGTACGATAAATAATCCAGAGTTTTGGGAAGACTGGAATATTTGGGGTACAGTTGTTTTTGGCGCTTTCTTTTTTGTGGTGTTTATCATGATGCTTGCACCAATAAAAGGTTTTTGGGATATCATCGTTGATCATGATGATATAACTGTTGTACATTTTTGGATTTTTAAATGGCATTGGAAAATATCCAGTATATCACATTGCGAATTGAAACTCGGTGGCGCGAATGTATATGTAAAAGGAAGAAGGAGAAAGGCTTTTTTTGTTGACGGTATGACAGACCATTACAGCAATTTTATAAAAAGAATGGAAAAAGAACAGGTTCCCTTAGAATATAAGTTAAGAAATAAACAGTAA
- a CDS encoding S8 family peptidase: MNSQKVDNLLDLALDSTTEEREKSLNLNVGYNSESHLWDVVVKYTGNIKELESDTVEVVELLNGYAVVTLPEEEIMSLSQRPEVEYIEKPKRLFFAAFQGREVSCIPQVQREPYQLTGRGVLVGIVDSGVDYRHPDFCNEDGSTRILRLWDQTVQGNAPEGYRIGTEYTKAQIDEALRLPPQEGYQVVASRDLSGHGTSVLGIAAGNGRASDGVNRGVAYDSELMVVKLGTPRENSFPKTTELMQGVDYLLRQSLALRRPIVINLSFGNNYGSHQGNSLLETYLDQVADMGRCSVCVGAGNNGNQPLHTAGTLARGQQMEIEVAVGEYESALNIQLWKSYVQDMDIYLIHPSGQQVGPLYENLGTQRHILGQTELLIYYGEPSPYLLAQEIYMDFIPKSSYIDTGIWKIRLRNRSANQGKFNLWLPGGNVLNSGTGFYMPTPEFTLTIPSTARKVISVGAYDSRYLTYSDFSGRGLEGMRWNQKPDLVAPGVDILAARPGNGYGSVTGTSFATPFVAGSAALLMEWGIVKENDPYLYGEKLKAYLQRGAVPLPEFTEYPNSFVGYGALCLRNSLPV; encoded by the coding sequence GTGAATAGCCAAAAAGTGGATAATCTGTTGGATTTAGCTTTGGATTCTACCACTGAGGAAAGGGAAAAATCCCTGAATCTGAACGTGGGATACAATTCTGAGAGTCATCTGTGGGATGTGGTTGTCAAGTACACAGGAAATATCAAAGAATTGGAGAGCGATACTGTCGAGGTGGTGGAGTTACTGAATGGATATGCGGTGGTGACTTTGCCGGAGGAGGAGATCATGAGCTTATCCCAAAGACCTGAGGTGGAGTACATAGAAAAGCCGAAGAGGTTGTTTTTTGCAGCTTTTCAGGGCAGGGAAGTGTCCTGTATACCTCAGGTACAAAGAGAACCGTATCAATTGACAGGAAGAGGGGTGTTAGTGGGAATTGTGGATTCAGGTGTAGACTACAGGCACCCGGATTTCTGCAATGAGGATGGAAGTACCCGGATATTGAGACTCTGGGACCAGACGGTACAGGGAAATGCGCCGGAAGGCTATCGGATTGGAACGGAATACACAAAGGCGCAGATCGACGAGGCACTGCGCCTGCCGCCTCAGGAGGGGTATCAAGTGGTGGCGAGCAGAGACCTAAGCGGTCACGGAACATCGGTTTTGGGAATTGCTGCGGGAAATGGAAGAGCATCAGATGGAGTCAACCGAGGAGTGGCTTATGACAGCGAATTAATGGTTGTGAAACTGGGAACGCCTAGGGAAAATTCATTTCCGAAAACGACGGAGCTGATGCAGGGAGTGGATTATCTTTTGCGCCAGTCGCTGGCTTTGCGCAGGCCTATCGTGATTAATTTGAGTTTTGGAAATAATTACGGTTCTCACCAGGGAAATTCTCTTTTGGAGACGTATCTGGACCAGGTGGCTGATATGGGGCGTTGCTCTGTCTGTGTAGGAGCTGGCAACAATGGAAATCAGCCCCTTCATACAGCGGGAACTCTGGCCCGCGGACAGCAGATGGAGATTGAGGTGGCAGTTGGTGAGTATGAGAGTGCATTGAATATTCAGCTCTGGAAATCTTATGTTCAAGACATGGATATTTACTTGATTCATCCTTCAGGGCAGCAGGTGGGGCCTCTCTATGAGAACTTAGGGACTCAAAGGCATATATTGGGACAGACAGAGCTTTTAATCTATTATGGTGAGCCCAGTCCCTATCTGCTGGCCCAGGAGATCTATATGGACTTTATTCCCAAGTCTTCCTACATCGACACTGGAATCTGGAAAATACGGCTGAGAAACAGAAGTGCAAATCAAGGGAAATTTAACTTGTGGCTGCCGGGAGGAAATGTTCTGAATTCTGGCACGGGTTTTTATATGCCTACGCCGGAGTTTACCTTGACAATTCCATCTACGGCGAGAAAAGTGATTTCTGTGGGAGCTTACGATTCCCGTTACCTGACATATTCTGATTTTTCAGGGAGGGGGCTTGAGGGTATGAGATGGAACCAGAAGCCGGATTTGGTTGCGCCAGGGGTGGATATCCTGGCAGCTAGACCGGGAAATGGCTACGGAAGTGTGACGGGGACTTCGTTTGCGACACCTTTTGTGGCAGGTAGTGCAGCTCTTTTGATGGAATGGGGGATTGTCAAGGAGAATGACCCGTATCTGTATGGGGAAAAGCTTAAGGCCTATCTGCAAAGAGGGGCGGTCCCGCTGCCAGAATTCACAGAATATCCCAATTCTTTTGTGGGGTATGGTGCTTTATGCCTCAGAAACAGCCTGCCGGTCTGA
- the rsxC gene encoding electron transport complex subunit RsxC, which translates to MENYTKYKLKENDELVSLLAEKDHLFIVACNKCFKEFETIDEPDCGEFEKIVTEQGKTIVGTAKVDFLCNKIQTEKKLQDMIPENAENVFVISCGLGIQTVADLAGKPVYAASNSLNYTGHHGMALTKKSCDACAQCYLNITGGVCPIVDCSKSLVNGQCGGAKNGKCEVDGDKDCAWEKIYRRLEKQGRLQEFLDQPVQLRDYSKVNFKAVQDYVKSIRENRLDGYYGGVHPSERKELSEHLALEKFPEPKTVVIPLSQHAGAPANPVVQVGDTVKVGQMIGEAAGFISSPVHSSVSGTVVAIESRPHATRGECMSVVIQSDGKNTLHESVKPNKDLDSLTPDEIVDIVREAGIVGMGGAGFPTSVKLKPAKPVDTILLNGCECEPLLTADHRVLLEFADDVIYGLKAIIKTVGAEKGLIVIEDNKPDAIELLQAKTADISDIDVVVAKTKYPQGAEKMLIKRVMGRQVPRGGLPADVGCVVSNISTTKAIADAIKTGMPLIERVVTVTGERIKKPGNYIVKIGTNVKELIDYCGGVIGEDITIKAGGPMMGFDLPNVNVPIMKGSNGIIAIETDHTETLECIKCGRCVDVCPMELSPLYFAKYADEQNWQGMKDKNVMDCIECRCCEYICSSKIPLVSKIKAGKSAVREMK; encoded by the coding sequence TTGGAGAACTATACTAAGTATAAGTTGAAAGAGAACGATGAGCTGGTATCATTACTGGCCGAAAAGGATCATCTGTTCATCGTTGCTTGTAACAAGTGCTTCAAGGAATTTGAAACCATTGACGAACCAGATTGTGGGGAGTTTGAGAAGATTGTCACCGAGCAGGGAAAAACTATTGTAGGAACTGCAAAGGTGGACTTTTTGTGCAACAAAATCCAGACAGAGAAGAAATTACAGGACATGATACCGGAAAACGCGGAGAATGTTTTTGTGATCTCCTGTGGTCTGGGAATTCAGACTGTTGCAGATTTAGCGGGAAAACCCGTATATGCGGCCAGCAATTCATTGAATTATACGGGACATCACGGCATGGCGCTGACGAAAAAAAGCTGTGATGCATGTGCGCAGTGTTATCTGAATATCACTGGCGGAGTCTGTCCTATCGTCGACTGTTCCAAGAGCTTAGTTAATGGACAGTGCGGTGGTGCAAAGAACGGAAAATGTGAAGTGGACGGCGACAAAGACTGTGCATGGGAGAAAATATACAGAAGACTGGAAAAACAAGGACGTCTTCAGGAGTTCTTAGATCAGCCCGTACAGCTGCGGGATTACTCCAAGGTGAACTTCAAGGCTGTTCAGGATTATGTAAAATCAATCCGTGAAAACAGGCTTGACGGTTACTACGGCGGTGTTCATCCTTCAGAACGTAAAGAGTTGAGCGAGCATCTGGCACTGGAGAAATTTCCTGAGCCGAAGACAGTGGTGATTCCGCTATCACAGCACGCAGGCGCTCCTGCAAATCCTGTCGTACAGGTGGGGGACACTGTCAAGGTGGGACAGATGATTGGCGAGGCAGCTGGCTTTATCAGCAGCCCAGTTCATTCCAGCGTCAGCGGAACCGTAGTTGCGATTGAGTCTCGTCCGCATGCCACAAGGGGCGAGTGTATGTCTGTAGTTATTCAGTCGGATGGAAAAAATACTCTGCACGAATCAGTAAAACCGAATAAAGATCTCGATAGTCTGACACCAGATGAAATCGTTGATATTGTCCGTGAGGCAGGAATTGTAGGTATGGGCGGCGCAGGCTTCCCGACATCTGTGAAGTTAAAACCTGCAAAACCGGTGGATACGATTCTGCTGAACGGCTGTGAGTGTGAACCGCTTTTGACAGCGGACCACAGAGTACTTCTGGAATTCGCAGACGATGTGATCTATGGCTTAAAGGCGATCATCAAGACAGTGGGAGCTGAGAAAGGTCTCATTGTGATCGAGGACAACAAGCCGGATGCCATCGAGCTGCTCCAGGCCAAGACTGCTGACATCAGTGATATAGATGTCGTAGTGGCTAAAACCAAATATCCTCAGGGCGCTGAGAAGATGCTGATTAAGCGCGTGATGGGAAGACAGGTGCCGCGCGGCGGACTTCCGGCAGATGTGGGTTGTGTGGTCAGCAACATCAGTACCACAAAAGCAATTGCCGACGCGATTAAAACAGGAATGCCGCTGATTGAGCGAGTTGTGACAGTGACTGGTGAGAGGATTAAAAAGCCAGGAAATTACATCGTGAAGATCGGAACAAACGTAAAAGAGCTGATTGATTACTGCGGCGGTGTAATCGGCGAAGATATCACAATCAAAGCCGGCGGGCCAATGATGGGATTCGATCTGCCAAACGTAAATGTGCCGATTATGAAAGGTTCCAACGGAATCATTGCCATTGAGACAGACCACACAGAGACTTTAGAGTGTATTAAGTGTGGGCGCTGCGTTGATGTCTGTCCTATGGAGCTTTCACCGCTGTATTTCGCGAAATATGCGGACGAGCAGAATTGGCAGGGTATGAAAGATAAAAATGTTATGGATTGTATTGAGTGCAGATGCTGCGAATACATCTGTTCTTCTAAGATTCCATTGGTTAGCAAGATTAAAGCCGGAAAAAGTGCGGTAAGGGAGATGAAGTGA
- a CDS encoding methylenetetrahydrofolate reductase C-terminal domain-containing protein, with protein sequence MLITQLKSKETIASLVDGKKVFIINCHGCKEVHFPEKEAVELQKELAADGNLTGVITTDYICNPENMKLRLQQHMGEIEAADAVLVLSCGVGVQTIAEYLEEKTVYAACDTFPLPGFQGVTPLEYDCDQCGECYLNLTGGICPITACSKSLVNGQCGGSKDGKCEVDGNMECGWERIYRRLAQIGRLDVLKCPTQVRNFATDDEVSK encoded by the coding sequence ATGTTAATTACTCAATTAAAATCAAAGGAAACTATCGCATCACTGGTGGATGGAAAGAAAGTTTTTATCATTAACTGCCATGGATGCAAAGAAGTTCATTTCCCGGAAAAAGAGGCCGTAGAGTTACAGAAGGAACTGGCTGCTGACGGGAATTTGACTGGAGTTATCACGACAGATTACATATGTAATCCTGAGAATATGAAATTACGCCTCCAACAACACATGGGAGAGATTGAGGCGGCAGACGCGGTGCTGGTACTTTCCTGCGGTGTTGGAGTGCAGACAATTGCCGAGTATCTTGAGGAGAAGACGGTATACGCTGCCTGCGATACCTTCCCGCTGCCTGGCTTCCAGGGAGTAACCCCTCTGGAGTACGACTGCGATCAGTGCGGAGAGTGCTACTTGAACCTGACTGGTGGAATCTGCCCGATTACTGCCTGTTCCAAGAGCCTGGTAAATGGACAGTGCGGCGGTTCTAAGGATGGTAAGTGCGAAGTGGACGGCAATATGGAATGTGGTTGGGAGCGTATCTACAGGCGTCTTGCGCAGATTGGACGTCTGGATGTGCTGAAATGTCCGACCCAGGTGCGCAATTTTGCGACAGATGATGAAGTGTCTAAATAG
- a CDS encoding methylenetetrahydrofolate reductase, with protein sequence MKITELFERGEFVVSAEVGPPKGIHIEHLLEEAKTYLSGITAVNVTDNQSSVMRLGSLAVCKALKDEGLTPIFQMTCRDRNRIALQSDLLSAAMLGIENLLLLTGDHTKMGDHPQAKPVFDLDSVSLLHTVRKLEEGEDLGGNKLVGEPPKFAKGAVVSPCSDSVDAQLAKMERKVRAGADYFQTQAVYEPEKFIKFMEKAKQFGKPVQLGIVIPKSAGMAKFMNDNVAGIHVPQEMLDELKKDKEKTKAGITGVEIAARIIKECKPYCQGVHIMALGWESKIPALLEQAGL encoded by the coding sequence ATGAAAATTACTGAGTTGTTTGAACGTGGTGAATTTGTAGTTTCTGCGGAAGTAGGTCCGCCAAAAGGAATACATATTGAACATTTGCTGGAAGAAGCGAAAACTTATCTGAGCGGTATCACGGCGGTAAACGTGACAGATAATCAGTCCTCCGTTATGCGTCTTGGCTCTCTGGCTGTCTGTAAAGCTCTGAAAGACGAGGGGCTGACACCGATTTTCCAGATGACCTGTCGTGACAGGAACCGTATTGCGTTGCAGTCAGATCTTCTGAGCGCAGCTATGCTGGGAATTGAGAACCTGTTGCTTTTGACAGGCGATCATACGAAGATGGGAGACCATCCTCAGGCAAAACCTGTGTTTGACTTGGATTCTGTTTCTTTGCTGCACACGGTGAGAAAACTGGAAGAAGGCGAAGATCTGGGTGGAAATAAGCTGGTAGGAGAGCCACCGAAGTTCGCGAAGGGAGCAGTTGTGTCTCCTTGCAGCGATTCTGTTGATGCGCAGCTTGCGAAAATGGAGCGCAAGGTTCGTGCCGGTGCAGATTATTTCCAGACTCAGGCAGTCTATGAGCCAGAGAAATTTATCAAATTCATGGAGAAAGCAAAACAGTTTGGAAAACCGGTTCAGTTGGGAATTGTAATTCCAAAATCAGCAGGAATGGCGAAATTCATGAACGATAACGTAGCTGGTATCCATGTTCCTCAGGAGATGCTGGATGAGCTTAAGAAGGATAAAGAAAAAACCAAGGCAGGCATCACAGGCGTGGAGATTGCAGCGCGTATTATCAAAGAGTGTAAACCATATTGTCAGGGTGTACACATCATGGCTCTGGGATGGGAGTCTAAGATTCCAGCTCTTCTTGAGCAGGCTGGTCTTTAA